Below is a window of Eriocheir sinensis breed Jianghai 21 unplaced genomic scaffold, ASM2467909v1 Scaffold681, whole genome shotgun sequence DNA.
gtgtgtgtgtgtttctttgtgtgtgtgtgtgtgtgtgtgtgtgtgtgtgtgtgtatttcttgcaatgtgtgtgtgtgtgtgtgtgtgtgtgtgtgtgtgtgtgtgtgtgtgtgtgtgtgtgtgtatttctttgtatgtgtgtgtgtgtgtgtgtgtgtgtgtgtgtgtgtgtgtgtgtgtgtgtgtgtgtgtgtgtgtgtgtgtgtgtgtgtgtgtgtgtgtgtgtgtgtgtgtgtgtgtgtgtgtgtgtgtgtgtgtgtgtgtatggggttggtgtctttcttgcaaaaatgcaatttttggcagacggaatcacgctccccttgtatccagctcacgcccccagacaacttagctcgtcacagttatcagttatgtgttccagctctgtgttgtaatgtgtcagacatcaataacatcagtagaaacatctcaactgttgaaaataaagtaacagcccgaggagcaagggacgatgttccgtcaatgttcccagataacttagctcgtcacaggtatcacttatgtgttccagctctgtgttatagcatgtcagacatcaataacatcagtagaaacatctcagctgttgaaaataaagtaacacagcccgaggagcaagggacgatgttccgtcagtgttcccagatagcttagctcgtcacaggtatcacttatgtgttccagctctgtgttataatgtgtcagacatcaataacatcagtataaacatctcaaatgttgaaaataaagtaacagccCGAGGAGTAatggacgatgttccgtcagtgttcccagatagcttagctcgtcatAGTTATCAATTATGTGTTCCAGccctgtgttataatgtgtcagacatcaataacatcagtagaaacatctcagtTGTTGAagataaagtaacacagcccgaggagcaagggacgatgttccgtcaatgttcccagataacttagctcgtcacagttatcagttatgtgttccagctctgtgttataatgtgtcagacatcagtaacatcagtataaacatctcgaCAGTTGAAAAcatgtgtgttctcacgaaataattaacatatatttgataaaactgtgtaaatgaaggttaagtaatgacgtcacgagctggcaatacgtggcctggctgagtgCTCGCTGtcattggtcctaatttcccgtggaatcgtggtgttccagacttggcgaatatgccccCGGGACGCAATATTCGGATCTGTATACTGGCTCGGTCCCATACCTACAACCAGCCAATCAATagtcagatgtgtcagccagaccgagGCAGTCAAGACGCAGGAAGGGTTTGGAGAATGACGTCATAAAGTTTATATGTAACATATATATTAAATCAATATATTGTTtccttattattaacaacagtgtagagagagagagagagagagagagagagagagagagagagagaatcatggaaACATACCTCGCCACACAACAAGTTTTACTTTTATGCTCCGTAGCCAACTCATGTCGCGTAAAACATACTTGCCTTTTTCATCATTGGACAAGAGAAAGACTGCAGATTAAGACTGTGTTGAAAACAACTCAAActgactaaaaataaaggaaataatgcgagttgaagtcaaagacgagttataaaggtttataccactttttattccatgccaattttccatataattattaagctactgtaaaaacaaacagtGCCACTTGATGTAGAAAATTCTCCTGAATATGATGGTGTCAGCAGATTATCGAtacgttagaaaggaagggaggtaagcaagtTTTAATGCGAACTTATTAAATCGTAATATTAGGCTATATGTGCTTTTACGCTACGAAGCCACTCGTCCATCGcctataattttgtataaaaccttgcttacctcccttcctttctaacttacCAGAAATATATTGATACCTTCATCTTCTAGAGAATTTTCTTTGTCAGGTGGCattgtttctttttacagtagcttaataattTATGAAAAAAATCGTCAGGGAATATAAAGCTTTTGGTGgagtggtggggtggaggtgggggtgtccGAAACGGCCTAACTTATTTGCCCAACCAGAAAAACAGAGCTCagtgcagggtgaagtatataagtgtacgcagtgaaGTAACCAAGAGTGCGTCGTGAAGTATCTAAGGGCCTGTTTACACGAGGCGTTTCTAACGCGCGTTAGCAAACGCCGCGTTAGGAATTTCAATGATAACCTATGGAGCTGTTCACACGTGACGCGCGTTTTTCCCTGACGCCGCGTTAACGCCCAAGTCACTTCCTAACGCGCGTTTCGCCAGCGGGTGAGATACATTGGAGCTTATGGGAGCGTTTACACAGGGCGGTAAACGCCGCGGTTTGAAAGTGGTGGGCCCTCTAATTGGCTGGGCTGCAACCAATGAGGAGATAATATGCGTTACTATGGCAACCACTCCACGTGGAGGAGGTTTTCAGTCGGGTtacacgcacgcacccacccacaccacaagCACAGTCCCTTCAGTGGCAGTCATGGAGGAACAGAGGCTTGAGGCAATTGATACTGACCTTCTCATACATGAAATACAGACGCGTCCAGCCATATGGGATATGCAGTCTCCGGACTATAAAGATCGacagttgaaaaaaaaatgttgggaaGAAATAACAGATATCTTCTGTAGTTCAGAGAGGTGAAGGACAAACAACTTATTGGTAAGTTAACAAAATAactttatttttgtatgtttcaACTTGTACACTACAACTCAGCAGCAACATGGGTTTCTCGCCAATCTAAACCATTCCATCCTGCCATGCAAGTTTGCCTTCATTTATAAAATAATCTGCATATTTATCCCTTGCTGTGTTTGCAGACATGGCTCCCCTAGGTGCATTTATGTCGTGTAGTCCTACCAATGGTACTTGAAACAGTGTATCTTCATACCTGTATCCATCTCTTGCCCTAACATAATTATGCAACATGCAACATGCCTTTATTATTTCTTCAGCAAAGTCTATATTAACATTGATAGGTCTGTGAAATATGCGCCACTTGTTAGCTAGGATACCAAAGGTACATTCAATGTATCTGCGTGCTCTAGATAATATGTAATTAAATATTTTCTTCTTGTGTACTAGGTGTTTTCCACTGTAGGGCCTCATTACATTTTCCATAATTCCAAAGGCCTCATCTCCAACAATTACATGAGGGAAACATGTCTCAGCGGTGGAAATAGGCTTTGGCCCTGGTATATCTAGTTTATTTTCCACAAGTTTTTGGTACATGATGGAATTGTTAAATATTGATGCATCGCTACTTTTCCCATATGCACCAATATCCACACAGATAAATGAATAATTAGCATCACATACAGCTAACAACACAGTTAAAAAGAAGGACTTATAATTATAGTACAAAGATCCTGTACCAGTAGGTTGGGTTAATCTGATGTGTTTACCATCAATTGCACCAATGCAGTTAGGAAAGTCAGCATACTTCTGGAATCCTTTTGCCACGTCTTCCCACTTCTGTTTAGTCATTTCTGGCATGCACATCGTCTTCAGTCTATCCCATATGGCTGCACATACTTGTCGCAATATTCTTGATATTGTTGCCTTCCCGACTCGATATCCATAATGCAGGTCAGCAATAGAACATCCTGTGGCCAAGTACCTACAGAGAAAGATAGCATTATAAATTTAATTTCTAGGAtaggctattctctctctctctctctctctctctctctctctctccgcgcacgcacacacacacaaaaaaaatatttttctTATACGCTATAAACATTCAAAATTCTGTGACACTTAAGTATTTTGTACAATTATTTTTCAGCCCAGTCCTTGCAAAAGAAGTGGAAGCATTTGCGAGATAACTTCGGAAGGGAATTAAAGAGACAAAAGACTCTACTATCCAGGTCACAGGCAAGAAAGGGCACCTACATATATTTTAGGAGACTGCAGTTTCTTGAAGGTTCACTTTCCAATAAGGAAACTATCAGTAATATTGAAAATGATGGGAACGGACTGTGTGATGACGTTGATGTGACAGGAGAACATGGCGAGAAGGGAAGTACATCTacatcaacaaagaaaaaaatgaagctaaATCCAGGTGATCTGCATATCGCTAATATTTTGGAACGAAGTTTGTTGGCgagacaaaatgaagaagaaaaacagaatgaTGAGGATAAATTATTTTGCTTGTCACTctacaaagaaatgaagaaggtgcCAGAAAGCAGTCGTTTAATGACCAAAATTGAGCTACTAAATGTAGTTCATCGTGCTCAGACACTTGGAACTCAGCATCCAATACAGCCAGTTCAGTATGCAAACTCCTTTACTCAACCATTTCCACATTACTCAGGACACACTGGTCAACCCCATATACCATATACCCGCGTGTGCCCCACACCTTCACCAAGCAACTCGGTATATAACATACAACCAGTCCACCAGGCACACCCACACAATCCACCAACTGCAGGTCCATCAGGATACaacccacacacaccatcatcaccttcagaaGTTCATCCCATGATTCCTTCACCAGGTGCAACAAGTCATGGTTCTGACACACAGTCAGACTACATAGATCTTTTTGAACAGTAATAAAAACAAATCGTAAAAGTGTGTGCCAAATGTTGAGTTTTCACCCAATGTTCTTCAAATGTGAAAACAGAAGGAATAACTTATCTTCTCCCTATTTTATATTTCACTCCAATTTCGCCTGGTGTTATGATGTTTTCACTTTGAGAGGAAACAATTAAATTGTAAAGAATGGTAATTTTCAATAAAAACTCACCTTAATGATATGACAAGTTTCTCTTCTGGGCAGATAGCATCCCTCATCAAGGTGTTGCATGAAGATATTTCTTCCTGGATAAGTCCAAGCAGCTCATCGAAGGACTTCACTGACATTCTAAAATAGTTAAAAAACTTGGCTTCATGTTGTCTTAAGCTCGGGTACAAGGTTGCATACATGCCATGGGTAAGTTTGTCTCGTAAAATTGGATGAATCCAATATCTCCTTTCTCACCGCTTGCGCCGCTTCAAACGGCGATGCAAGAGCCAAGCACATGATACCTCTTCTACGTCCATCCTGGTTGGTACTGTCTTCTCTCTGCATTGTCTGGCTCATACATATGCACGCACAAACAAAACCGCGGCGTTAACGCGGCGTTAGAAAACGCCTCGTGTGAACGGTCGTGAATCTGACGCGCGTTTGCTAACGCGCGTTAGAAACGCCTCGTGTAAACAGGCCCTAAGTGTAAagcagtaccaaggaggacctaagcagcgatacaaagcggaacagctcgATAGAAGGTAACAGGCAAGGTGGCTCGTTACTACGGTGCTCATTCCCGGCGAAGCTTCAGTCTGCCCAAACCTACTCGTACGCGCTGAACACACTCCCTTGGCATAGTCTTCGCCGACATTGCAGACAGTCTGTTACTGTAGTCTTATTCTTACTCTCACCCCCTATGAACTGAAGCACATACGATTTATAtcaacgagggaaaaaaacactTGTTACACAAGAGACTAGAGCATCACTTACCCGACACATCCTTGAGTCATCCAGTGAGTACCAATAACTTCTGCAGAGGTTACGCTACTATTCCATCTATCTTCAAGCTCACAAGGGGATCCATATAAACTCTTGTCCTTCCTGAAGTGATTGCTGCGCCCATCTGCCACACACAAAGCCATATTAACCCCCCAAAATCGAGATACTACACGCGCACTCTCGCTCTCCACGGCCACGAGCAGACTCCTCTCAGTTCTCAACCCTCCCAGCTCCTCCCCCATGACGTCAGGTATACATTTACCAATCCTCAATGCTCGTGTTCAAGGCCTCTTTCTCACGAGGTTACCGGTGGCCGTCACCAGTGACCGTCACCAGTTACCTCACATATTTTTCAATGGTGCCTTTCACACGAGGCCACGGCAGCTGCCCGGTGGCGTCACCGGGTTTGACGGTGGCTCGCTCGCGTAGCAATGGCCGCCACCCGCAGTGGCCGCCACTCACTGTAAAGCATTGTTTCCAACGGGAGCTTTCATactcctccgtcccccctctcccctctccccgcccaccctcctcctcctcctcctcctcctctccctctccctcctccttgtcctccgcctcttcgctcgtccctccctcccacacctgtccttcaccttccccttccccctcttcctcctccctctcctcgtccgtccctccctcccccacctcactctccctttcacctactcctccttcctcctcctcctcctccccctcctcctcctccgcctcaaattcctcgccttcctcttccgtcccctctcccctcttccactctccccctcctcctcctcctctccctcctccttgtcctccgcctcttcgctcgtccctccctcccacacctgtccgtcaccttccctttccccctcttcctcctccctctcctcgtccattcctccctccaccacctcaccctccctttctccttcttcctcttcctccccctttccaccttccacctcttccacaatttctcctcgttcttcacagcaggtccctccccacCCTTACCGCTCTACCTTACCCCCgacacccacccctcctggcccccttccgaccgtcgggttcttgttgttggtgatagtcaggttcgttatgttgacaggtatttttgctccaaggataagaacaggacgagggtgtgtttcccaggggcaggggtgggccatatatcagacaggattgaggcgtgtatggcaagcgagggatcgaaccccattgtctttctcagctgtggcggaaacgacgtttctcgtgtgccaagcgaggaccttttcaggcgttttagagaattgttaggcaggatacgtgacgctggtgggtcaccagtagtgtgtggagtcctgccaaggaggggcgttggcgatggatggctgtccagggcgatagcagtgaacagcagacttgctgagcactgcgggcgcaatgggtggctgttcgtcgacaattgggacctcttctttggcaacgacgccctctacgcccgtgacgggatacacttgacgttcaagggtgttgaggctctctcagactcccttgagcgagcacttggtaccctgggGGATTtgttagtataggcgagggggaggagtaatgagcAATGGGAGGATTAATGGGAGGGGAcaactagctcataatataaccaggcagcttagaagtaattctagaggagtaacagaggacgggctaagaatcttctatactaacagcaggagcctcagaaacaagatagacttactaaggggtgaagcttgttcagaaaattttgacataatagcgatcactgagacatggatagactttgctaatagaaattttaggtcagaatttgaaataacgggttatcagatgtttcacaaataCAGAatgggcagaaagggaggtggagttgcgctatatgttaaagactcacttaaatgtttagttaacaactcagtcaaaactaacatggattcagaatcagtttgggtggacgtttacaaagggaaagaaaaactaactctaggagttatatacaggccacccaaccttaacaggcaggacacgagtatattactacaggagattggcaggggaGTATGAGtggaaatgtctgcgtaatggggactttaattataggaatatagactgggaagatctagtgggtgacctggaagccgaggactttcttgaagttatacaagataatttccttaagcaggtagttactgagcctaccagaggagataacatattagacttagtcctaaccaataatgggaacttgctacgtgagttggaggtgggcggagagttaggaaatagtgatcacagaacggttcgttttaggttagactgggcggtaacccgcgatccaaacccagtgttagtgccagattttagaagagcaaactacgaggggcttcgaagacatcttgaaggggtaaactgggataatttagggattcatgagggccagaactgcggattggagagccaggagaaccaggtagaaatgtcttacaataatttagttagagtaatagtagaggggcaagaacagcatataccacagcgaacacttagaaaagaaaacaatgatcctaagtggatgactcgtggactaaaacacgagattgggttaaagaagggaatttatcagaaaataaagaatgggaaacacatctcaggggccggtacgtcgaactatctagattagttaagaaaacaccaggatagcaaaaagaactatgagatcaaagtagcaaatgaggcgaaaagtaatcctaagggcttctttcagatgtatagaacaaaaacacgggagaaaattggaccgctgaaatcaaacacaggggagctagtagaaaattacgaaaatatgagcacattgttgaacgactacttcctttcagtattcacacaggaggatcgaacgactataccggaaagagttcaggtgtacgagggcggggatggcgataaattgaggattataatcattaccaggcaagtagttcaggatgagatagataagcttaagaagaacaagtcgccaggtcctgacgggatatttccgagggtattaaaggagctaggtgatataatcagagacccactaaccgacatctttaagatgtcggtaaatactggctatgtgccgagcctatggaaagtagctaatgtgacgccgatttttaaaaagggggacaggtcagttgcttcaaactatcgcccaattagcttaacatcggttatagggaagatgctggagtccataatagccaggaacattctggagcatttagagaaacatagcttaattcacgactcgcagcatgggttcacaaaaggtaggtcatgcctcaccaatctcttgtccttctacaataaagtatttgaggcggttgacagagatgaaaattatgatgtaatctatcttgattttagtaaagcgtttgacaaagttcctcaccaacgactgttgcttaaattacaggctcacggagtagagggtaaagttttgaactgggtcaaggcgtggcttagcaataggaagcaaagagtgcaaatcaatggtaaaagatctgactggggatgtgttacgtttggggtcccacaaggttcggtattaggtccacttttgtttattatttatatcaatgacttagacacaggaattagtagtgatgttagtaaatttgcagatgataccaagatcggtagagtaattgagacggatcaggacgctagtattctccaaggtgaactcaacagattatatgactgggcggataaatggcagatggagttcaatgtagggaagtgcagtattctgagtgtaggtaggaacaacccctcacataactattgcttaaatgacactctcataagtaggtctgggtgcgagaggatttagggtcttagtgagctctgatctccgtccaagggcacaatgcattcaagctagaaatcgagctaatagggtactgggatttatttcaaggagcgtaagcaacagaagccccgaagtcttcctcaaactatatttagcattagttagacctcatcttgactatgcggttcagttctggtcaccctactatagaatggatatcaaaatgttagaatcggtgcagaggaggatgactaagatgattcaggggttgagaaacttgccatacgaggaaagactcaaacagttaaacttgcattctctagaaaggcgaagggtgcgtggagacatgatcgaggtttataaatggatgaagggctttaataagggagacattcataaggttttgttggtaagagaaccgggtaggacacgaagtaacggatttaaactggataaattcagattcaacagggacataggcaaaaattggtttactaatagggtggtggatgagtggaataggcttagcagtcatgtggtgagtgccaatacaattgtcacattcaaaaatagactagataaattcatggacagcgatattaggtggggttagatacacgggagcttagggtcaaaggagctgcctcgtacaggcctactggcctcttgcagactcctgcgttcttatgttcttatgttcttatgagccACCGGTGGCCGCCACTTCCGTCCAATGGAAGGCCAGGTGTGATGAAATATGGTGTTGATAAATGGGCTCTGTACTGTATTTTCATGCCCATGCAATGATCTGGGGTCAGGTCACTCAGGTCAGGTGAAGAATGCGTTGAGGGGttaatatgatatcagaaactgtactgtaatgctgacttgcctgatgggcgagcctcccataaacCACTTTAGTGTAGGTCGATATGCAAtttcgtttttgttgtttgttaaaATTGATTTCTCACTTATTTCTGTATCAGGGTAACATGAACATCAAAATAAGGTATgttgtcattttttcttttacgCACAACTGATAAAAAAATCGAGAAAATCCAACATGGCCGCCAAAAAATGCGCAAATTACATATTTTGTCATATCTCTGGATATATATATGCCATATACATGTGTAATATATCATTTCCGATGTTTACGAACACAAGGATGTCAATTTTAACATTATTTTCAATGAAAGTTGCATGAAAATACCTGTAAGGGACATATATTAGGTTAAATGACCCCACTTAAAGTGGGGTCATTTATTGACAAACTGCTCATACATAGATGCGATAATCCAAACACCTAGCTTTTTTCCAATCACAGTACACATTAAGAAGCAAATAATTAGTTAATTACTCACACGGAACGCCTATTTCACAAACACATAATTCTCACGATTAATGCTCAGGTAAGCCTCAATCAACAAAATCTCTGTTCCATTCGTCGTTCTCGTCCATGTCCATCACAAGCGGTTCATGCGTACTTGGCTTGTTGTCACACTGATAGTTCACACACCCACAAAGTTCCGTACATGGGATGCTGTTGGAGCGACAGCTACATAGGCCTGTGCATCCCTTCTTACACCCACATTTGATGAGGTTCATCACGGCTTCCGGTGCTGGAGGGTCCGAACTCCGAATGGCTATGTAAGGTCCATCATCCGAAAGTAACTGCCAACCGTATTCCACTGGTGACGGAAGAGATGGGTGACTTTCTGTTGCCTTCCTCCAAATTATGGCGATATAATTGGCTCGTTGGATGTGTAGATTCAGTGCTCCGGTTGTGGGTGGTAGGCTCTCTCCCTGCGCTGCGCGGTTAGAATAGAGGTACCAGCGGAGATCCTTCAACTTTGTATGTACTTTGGATTTGTACAGGAGACAAACATAACGTtccaagtgtgtgtatgtgtctgctGAGAGGTCTGTATGTCCCAAAGACTCCAAGGCTTTCCATATCTTCTCGTCGCAGGTCAAGAATACCTTAAAGCACCATTCCTTAGTTTTGCCAGCGAATCGTCCAGACATGTCAGTTCCTGTGAACGTGTGAAATCCCAGCAACGCTGATGCACGTTTTTCTCCAAGCGCGTCATATATCTGCTTTATTGGAATACTCCGCCGGGTTTTTCCTTTTCCAGTCAGAAATCGGGTGTCAAGTGGCAGTTCAGAGCACCTGTGAATCAACAATATGAAGATGTCAGTGTCTGGTGAATCAATGGTGACTTCAGCATGTTTCTCAACTGTGAGAGCATGTAATATCACAAGTGTGTCGGCTTCTTCTTGGCTGTGTGTGAGCAGCTGCGCAGGGACACTCGTGTTTCCCTTTGTCACAGTTCCAGACGTCACAAGAAACTTCTTCAGCTTTTCTGTATGGGCCTTGCTGTAAGAGATGCACTTTGTAGCCAAGTATTCCGTGAGCTCTGCTTTCGTCTTCACATTTGACAGGAAG
It encodes the following:
- the LOC126993822 gene encoding uncharacterized protein LOC126993822, yielding MAPLAQSLQKKWKHLRDNFGRELKRQKTLLSRSQARKGTYIYFRRLQFLEGSLSNKETISNIENDGNGLCDDVDVTGEHGEKGSTSTSTKKKMKLNPGDLHIANILERSLLARQNEEEKQNDEDKLFCLSLYKEMKKVPESSRLMTKIELLNVVHRAQTLGTQHPIQPVQYANSFTQPFPHYSGHTGQPHTPSSPSEVHPMIPSPGATSHGSDTQSDYIDLFEQ